The following are encoded in a window of Triticum urartu cultivar G1812 unplaced genomic scaffold, Tu2.1 TuUngrouped_contig_234, whole genome shotgun sequence genomic DNA:
- the LOC125526930 gene encoding uncharacterized protein LOC125526930 produces the protein MVHLMVHLVEEAKLGGPVHYRWMYHLERSFVWLKSLVRNRAYPEGSIAEGYTVEECLIFCSRFLEGTTRFTRTSRSPDPSDNTKGMYMFDSVGEPIGKADLIGRHFADWLEQKVILDDGPDITEKIRALAAKPSKCGVRYSGYIINGFRFHTISRETGHVTQNSGVVNLAENGVSYYGRLSDIFELSYKDYKVVFFKCDWYDVHHKAGIIRDEFGFTHVNFSRKIRRGEKLEDEPFVFSSQVDQVFYIQNPRSENWNTMVKFKPRDIFDMGGEPSSDETE, from the exons ATGGTACATTTAATGGTGCATTTAGTTGAAGAAGCTAAACTTGGTGGCCCGGTGCATTACAGGTGGATGTACCATCTAGAGAG ATCATTTGTTTGGCTAAAGTCACTTGTGCGCAATAGAGCTTATCCTGAAGGTTCTATTGCTGAAGGATATACTGTTGAAGAATGCTTGATCTTTTGTTCAAGATTTCTAGAAGGAACCACACGTTTCACAAGAACATCTAGGAGCCCTGATCCTTCAGATAATACAAAGGGCATGTACATGTTTGATAGTGTTGGTGAGCCAATTGGAAAGGCT GATTTGATTGGTAGACACTTTGCTGACTGGTTGGAACAAAAG GTTATACTAGATGATGGACCGGATATCACAGAAAAGATAAGAGCATTAGCCGCAAAACCAAGCAAATGCGGGGTGCGCTATAGTGGCTATATAATTAATGGTTTCAGGTTTCATACTATCAGTCGCGAGACAGGACACGTGACACAAAATAGTGGTGTCGTGAACCTTGCTGAAAATGGCGTGTCCTATTATGGTCGGTTATCTGACATCTTCGAATTGTCATACAAAGATTACAAGGTGGTCTTCTTTAAATGTGATTGGTATGATGTTCATCACAAAGCTGGTATTATAAGAGATGAGTTTGGATTCACTCATGTGAACTTCTCCCGAAAAATACGTAGAGGGGAGAAGTTAGAGGATGAACCTTTTGTATTTTCTTCCCAAGTGGACCAGGTCTTCTATATCCAAAATCCGAGAAGTGAGAATTGGAATACCATGGTGAAATTCAAACCTCGTGATATTTTTGACATGGGTGGAGAACCATCTTCAGATGAAACAGAGTAG